The DNA segment TCCCACAGAAAATCCTTGAGTAAGCGTTCAAGATGCTATTATAATAAATAATTTAAGTTATGAAAATACATGTAACTTGTGGGACTAATCTACGTTGACGGTATAGTAAAGAACGAGAAAGGAGATAGTGAAAAGGTTAGATTCTTGATAGATTCTGGCGCTTATTACACCGTGCTAAAGAAGGAAATTTGGGAAAAGCTCGGATTAAAGGAGATTTCCAAAGTGTCGCTAGTTTTAGCTGACGGTACAACTATAGAAAGGGGAGTTTCAGAGGCAATCATTGAACTTCCGCCCTACGGAGAAAGGCACTCTCCAGTTATTTTAGGAGAGAGTGAAGATGAAAATTTACTAGGAGTTGTAACCCTGGAAATTTTTGGTCTTGTTTTGGATCCCCTAAAGAGGGAAATTAGGCAAGGTAGAATTATCATGAAGTAAAGACGATAGATCGTG comes from the Acidianus infernus genome and includes:
- a CDS encoding aspartyl protease family protein, with translation MGLIYVDGIVKNEKGDSEKVRFLIDSGAYYTVLKKEIWEKLGLKEISKVSLVLADGTTIERGVSEAIIELPPYGERHSPVILGESEDENLLGVVTLEIFGLVLDPLKREIRQGRIIMK